The Candidatus Acidulodesulfobacterium acidiphilum genome has a window encoding:
- a CDS encoding cytochrome c biogenesis protein CcdA, protein MRFSLNPFLSIICIRVFGCGTFGRERGGGRRKKTESGKESRCYQLAFFILGFTVIFVLLEMFSGAVADFIKSAWVMRISGIVVVLMGLYIAGILNKLKIFSFLNRDVQFNLKNKPAGIIGSAVIGAIFAGAWTPCIGPILASILFISATLHNSLEDGFLLFTYSMGLAVPFFISAVSLNLFFTAFKRFKKYIRTIQIIIGVLLIAVGVLIFFNYLSIISLYFGNTFHYNIPYNG, encoded by the coding sequence ATGCGTTTTTCCCTTAATCCCTTCTTATCTATCATATGTATCCGGGTTTTCGGTTGCGGAACTTTCGGGCGGGAAAGGGGCGGCGGACGACGAAAGAAGACGGAAAGCGGCAAGGAGAGCCGTTGTTATCAACTCGCTTTTTTTATATTAGGATTTACCGTAATTTTTGTGCTTCTCGAAATGTTCAGCGGGGCGGTGGCAGATTTTATAAAATCCGCGTGGGTAATGCGGATAAGCGGCATAGTGGTTGTTCTCATGGGTTTATATATCGCGGGGATTTTAAACAAGCTTAAAATATTTTCGTTTTTAAACAGGGATGTCCAATTTAATTTGAAAAACAAGCCTGCGGGCATTATCGGCTCTGCCGTAATCGGCGCAATATTCGCGGGTGCGTGGACGCCCTGCATAGGCCCGATACTTGCCTCAATTCTTTTTATAAGCGCCACGCTTCATAATTCGCTTGAAGACGGCTTTCTTCTATTTACATATTCCATGGGTCTTGCCGTTCCTTTTTTTATAAGCGCGGTATCGTTAAATCTGTTCTTCACCGCATTTAAAAGATTTAAAAAATATATCCGGACAATCCAGATAATAATAGGAGTGCTTTTGATTGCCGTCGGGGTTTTGATATTCTTTAACTATTTATCGATCATATCGCTATATTTCGGCAATACCTTTCATTACAACATACCTTATAACGGATAG
- a CDS encoding PqqD family protein — translation MRILKLSDNVSLKQYQEKYMLFDNLNGNIYKLNRLSYEILLLCDGKSTDEDIINNIINNFAVSTEKAAKDFDDIINTLLDKHYVLNII, via the coding sequence ATGAGAATATTAAAACTTTCGGATAATGTCAGTTTAAAACAGTATCAGGAAAAATATATGCTTTTTGACAACCTTAACGGAAATATATATAAACTTAACAGGCTTTCTTACGAAATATTATTATTGTGCGACGGGAAGAGCACTGACGAAGATATAATAAACAATATAATAAATAATTTTGCCGTTTCTACGGAAAAGGCGGCAAAAGACTTTGACGATATAATAAATACGCTTTTAGATAAGCATTATGTACTGAATATTATTTAA